In Asanoa sp. WMMD1127, one genomic interval encodes:
- a CDS encoding glycoside hydrolase family 9 protein, translating to MTRHARGPAALVITALLVAAAPAAPAHAAPVEHIANGTFDAGTSPWWSTANTTLAVRDGRLCVDVPGGTANPWDVAIGHNGIPLADGAAYTLAFTADATVDTTVAANVQLNAAPYTTVFSTSVTADGTPRTHTFTSDLTATDGTFTLQLGGKADPYTFCLDDVSLTSDGELDPEQIENGDFGDGQAGWYSYGTTSTAVEDGRLCSVVPGGLANPWDGGVGQNDVRLTAGAAYTLSFDAQADPAATVRVAVQLGADPYTGYFSRDLALTPAGDHYEFTFTAPDDTPAGQVAFQVGGNAAGYRFCLDNVSLRGGEAEPPYVPDTGPRVRVNQVGYLPDGPKRATLVTDATAAVPWQLRNSAGATVASGSTTPRGTDAASGQNVHTIDFTGYAAEARDLTLTADGETSHPFDVTKTLYDQLRSDSLQFFYIQRSGIAIDGDLVGEEYARPAGHLGQSPNQGDTDVPCQPGVCDYRLDARGGWYDAGDHGKYVVNGGIATAQLLSTYERTKTAPTGRFGEKLADGTLRVPERGNAVPDVLDEARWELEWLLRMQVPAGKPLAGMAHHKLHDQNWTGLPLQPQDDPQPRELHPPSTAATLNLAAAAAQGARLWAPYDPAFAARALTAAKTAYAAAKAHPAVYASPTDGNGGGAYSDNDVTDEFYWAAAELYLTTGAATYQADVTASPHHTGDVFAATGFSWGSTAALGRLDLATVPNGLPAAEKNRIRQSVLTAADAYLATAAGQAYGLPMPGSPNAYFWGANSNIINNGVVLATAYDLSGQAKYRAGAIEAMDYILGRNALNQSYVTGWGENASENQHSRIFANQLDSALPHPPAGSIAGGANASLDDPFAKQLLDGCRPMFCYVDDINSYATNEVAVNWNSALAWLASFLADQGAGPAPTAVSCRVVYTNFGAWQGNTGFTGQLDITNTGRTPIDGWTARFAFTGDQKLRDAWLAQASQAGAVLTARNEAHNARIQPGATAMFGFNATQSSSYANPAPSLVTVNGSRCSS from the coding sequence GTGACCCGTCATGCCCGCGGCCCGGCCGCCCTCGTCATCACCGCGCTGCTCGTGGCCGCGGCGCCCGCGGCACCGGCCCACGCGGCCCCGGTCGAGCACATCGCCAACGGCACCTTCGACGCCGGCACCTCGCCCTGGTGGTCGACCGCCAACACCACCCTGGCCGTACGCGACGGCCGCCTCTGCGTCGACGTTCCCGGCGGCACCGCCAACCCCTGGGACGTCGCCATCGGCCACAACGGCATCCCGCTCGCCGACGGCGCCGCCTACACCCTCGCCTTCACGGCGGACGCCACAGTGGACACCACCGTGGCGGCCAACGTCCAACTCAACGCCGCCCCCTACACCACGGTGTTCTCCACGAGCGTCACCGCCGACGGCACACCGCGGACCCACACGTTCACCAGCGACCTGACCGCCACCGACGGCACGTTCACCCTCCAGCTCGGCGGCAAGGCCGACCCCTACACGTTCTGCCTCGACGACGTCAGCCTCACCAGCGACGGCGAGCTCGACCCCGAGCAGATCGAGAACGGCGACTTCGGCGACGGCCAGGCCGGCTGGTACTCCTACGGAACCACGAGCACCGCGGTCGAGGACGGCCGGCTCTGCTCCGTCGTGCCCGGCGGCCTGGCCAACCCGTGGGACGGCGGGGTCGGCCAGAACGACGTCCGCCTCACCGCCGGCGCCGCCTACACGCTGAGCTTCGACGCCCAGGCCGACCCGGCCGCCACCGTACGCGTCGCGGTGCAGCTCGGCGCCGACCCGTACACCGGCTACTTCAGTCGCGACCTCGCGCTGACCCCGGCCGGCGACCACTACGAGTTCACCTTCACCGCCCCCGACGACACCCCGGCGGGCCAGGTCGCGTTCCAGGTCGGCGGCAACGCGGCCGGCTACCGCTTCTGCCTCGACAACGTCTCCCTGCGCGGCGGCGAGGCCGAGCCGCCCTACGTGCCCGACACCGGCCCGCGCGTCCGGGTCAACCAGGTCGGCTACCTCCCCGACGGCCCGAAGCGCGCCACCCTCGTCACCGACGCCACCGCCGCCGTGCCGTGGCAGCTCAGGAACAGCGCCGGCGCCACGGTGGCCAGCGGCTCGACCACCCCGCGCGGCACCGACGCGGCATCCGGCCAGAACGTGCACACCATCGACTTCACCGGGTACGCCGCCGAGGCGCGCGACCTCACCCTGACCGCCGACGGGGAGACCAGCCACCCGTTCGACGTCACGAAGACCCTCTACGACCAGCTGCGCTCCGACTCTCTGCAGTTCTTCTACATCCAGCGCAGCGGCATCGCGATCGACGGCGACCTGGTCGGCGAGGAGTACGCCCGCCCCGCCGGCCACTTGGGACAAAGCCCGAACCAGGGCGACACCGACGTCCCGTGCCAGCCCGGGGTCTGCGACTACCGGCTCGACGCCCGGGGCGGCTGGTACGACGCCGGCGACCACGGCAAGTACGTGGTCAACGGCGGCATCGCCACGGCCCAGCTGCTGAGCACCTACGAGCGCACGAAGACCGCTCCCACCGGCCGTTTCGGCGAGAAGCTGGCCGACGGCACGCTCCGCGTCCCCGAGCGCGGCAACGCCGTCCCGGACGTCCTCGACGAGGCGCGCTGGGAGCTGGAGTGGCTGTTGCGAATGCAGGTCCCCGCCGGCAAGCCGCTGGCCGGCATGGCCCACCACAAGCTGCACGACCAGAACTGGACCGGCCTGCCGCTGCAGCCGCAGGACGACCCGCAGCCCCGCGAGCTGCACCCGCCGTCGACCGCCGCCACGCTCAACCTGGCCGCCGCCGCGGCGCAGGGCGCCCGGCTCTGGGCGCCCTACGACCCGGCCTTCGCGGCCCGCGCCCTCACCGCGGCCAAGACGGCGTACGCCGCCGCCAAGGCGCACCCCGCCGTCTACGCGAGCCCGACCGACGGCAACGGCGGCGGCGCCTACAGCGACAACGACGTGACCGACGAGTTCTACTGGGCCGCCGCCGAGCTCTACCTCACCACCGGCGCGGCGACCTACCAGGCCGACGTCACGGCCAGCCCGCACCACACCGGCGACGTGTTCGCCGCGACCGGCTTCTCGTGGGGCAGCACCGCGGCGCTCGGCCGGCTCGACCTCGCCACGGTCCCCAATGGACTGCCGGCCGCCGAGAAGAACCGCATCCGGCAGTCCGTGCTGACCGCGGCCGACGCCTACCTCGCCACGGCCGCCGGCCAGGCCTACGGTCTGCCGATGCCGGGCTCGCCCAACGCGTACTTCTGGGGCGCCAACAGCAACATCATCAACAACGGCGTGGTGCTGGCCACCGCGTACGACCTGAGCGGCCAGGCCAAGTACCGCGCCGGCGCCATCGAGGCGATGGACTACATCCTCGGGCGCAACGCGCTCAACCAGTCCTATGTGACCGGCTGGGGCGAGAACGCGTCCGAAAACCAGCACAGCCGCATCTTCGCCAACCAGCTCGACTCCGCGCTGCCGCACCCACCGGCCGGCTCGATCGCCGGTGGCGCCAACGCGAGCCTCGACGACCCGTTCGCCAAGCAGTTGCTCGACGGTTGCCGGCCGATGTTCTGCTACGTCGACGACATCAACTCGTACGCCACGAACGAGGTCGCCGTCAACTGGAACTCGGCGCTGGCCTGGCTCGCGTCGTTCCTCGCCGACCAGGGCGCCGGCCCGGCCCCGACGGCCGTGTCCTGCCGCGTCGTCTACACCAACTTCGGCGCGTGGCAGGGCAACACCGGCTTCACCGGCCAGCTCGACATCACCAACACCGGCCGCACTCCGATCGACGGCTGGACCGCCCGGTTCGCGTTCACCGGCGACCAGAAGCTGCGCGACGCGTGGCTGGCGCAGGCGAGCCAGGCCGGTGCGGTGCTGACGGCCCGCAACGAGGCGCACAACGCCCGCATCCAACCGGGGGCCACCGCGATGTTCGGCTTCAACGCCACCCAGTCGTCCTCCTACGCCAATCCCGCGCCGAGCCTGGTGACCGTCAACGGAAGCCGGTGCTCGTCATGA
- a CDS encoding cellulose binding domain-containing protein, translating to MRTPAVVTATALLGASLAAAVGTATAAAGCRVDYTVPNQWQGGFGASVTVTNLGDPINGWTLTWAYTAGQTVTQAWNATVTQSGTAVTARDAGYNAALPTNGTATFGFNGAWTSSNPAPATFTLNGTACTGGTAPETPAPTPTDPPTNPPAPGAKQVEDLDRGAISVRSGTGNLVSWRLLGTEATNTGFHVYRGTTRVTTTPITTTTNYLDAGAPTDAAYTIRAVVNGVEQPASPPALRFVNGYLDVPIQRPAGGTTPTGEAYTYSANDASVGDLDGDGDYEIVLKWDPSNAKDNSQAGYTGPVHVDAYRLDGTRLWRIDLGRNIRAGAHYTQFQVYDYDGDGAAEVAMKTADGSRSGTGQVIGNAGADHRNSSGYVLAGPEFLTMFDGRTGAVRSTVDYQPPRGTVSSWGDNYGNRVDRFLAGTAYLDGARPSLIVSRGYYTRTVIVAYDFRGGALQRRWTFDSNTAGSAYAGQGNHSLTIGDVDADGRDEVVFGAMTVDDNGSPLWNTRHGHGDAAHLGDLDPGRPGLEYFKVSEDASKPGSWFADARTGQVLWSTAPAGDNGRGVAADVHAGSPGAESWSSAVDGLRSTTGANVGRKPSSANFVIWWDGDPVRELLDQTRIDKYGTGGDTRLLTGSGVAGNNGTKATPALSGDILGDWREEVIWRTTESTALRIYATPSPTDRRIHTLAHDPQYRVALAWQNTAYNQPPHPSFFIGAGMAQPPRPNVYVS from the coding sequence ATGAGGACGCCAGCGGTCGTGACGGCGACCGCGCTCCTCGGCGCGAGCCTCGCCGCCGCGGTGGGCACCGCCACCGCGGCGGCGGGGTGCCGGGTCGACTACACGGTGCCCAACCAGTGGCAGGGCGGATTCGGCGCGAGCGTGACCGTGACCAACCTCGGCGACCCGATCAACGGCTGGACGCTCACCTGGGCCTACACCGCGGGCCAGACCGTCACCCAGGCCTGGAACGCCACCGTGACCCAGTCAGGGACCGCGGTCACCGCCCGCGACGCGGGCTACAACGCGGCCCTGCCGACCAACGGGACGGCCACGTTCGGCTTCAACGGCGCCTGGACGAGCAGCAACCCGGCCCCGGCGACCTTCACGCTCAACGGCACGGCCTGCACCGGCGGCACCGCGCCGGAAACGCCAGCGCCGACCCCGACCGACCCGCCGACCAACCCGCCGGCACCGGGCGCCAAGCAGGTCGAGGACCTCGACCGCGGCGCCATCTCCGTCCGCTCCGGCACCGGCAACCTCGTCTCCTGGCGCCTGCTGGGCACGGAGGCCACCAACACCGGCTTCCACGTCTACCGCGGCACCACCCGGGTGACCACCACCCCGATCACCACGACCACGAACTACCTCGACGCCGGGGCCCCGACCGACGCCGCCTACACGATCCGCGCGGTCGTCAACGGCGTCGAACAGCCCGCGAGCCCACCGGCCCTGCGGTTCGTCAACGGCTACCTCGACGTGCCGATCCAGCGCCCGGCCGGCGGCACCACCCCGACCGGCGAGGCCTACACCTACAGCGCCAACGACGCGAGCGTCGGCGACCTGGACGGCGACGGCGACTACGAGATCGTGCTCAAGTGGGACCCGAGCAACGCCAAGGACAACTCGCAGGCGGGCTACACCGGCCCCGTTCATGTCGACGCCTACCGGCTCGACGGCACCCGGCTGTGGCGGATCGACCTCGGCCGCAACATCCGCGCCGGCGCCCACTACACCCAGTTCCAGGTCTACGACTACGACGGCGACGGCGCCGCCGAGGTGGCCATGAAGACCGCCGACGGCAGCCGCTCGGGCACCGGTCAGGTGATCGGCAACGCGGGCGCCGACCACCGCAACAGCAGCGGCTACGTGCTGGCGGGCCCGGAGTTCCTCACGATGTTCGACGGCCGCACCGGCGCCGTCCGGTCCACCGTGGACTATCAGCCACCGCGCGGCACGGTGTCGAGCTGGGGCGACAACTACGGCAACCGGGTGGACCGCTTCCTCGCCGGCACCGCGTACCTCGACGGCGCACGGCCGTCGCTGATCGTCTCCCGCGGCTACTACACCCGCACGGTCATCGTCGCCTACGACTTCCGCGGCGGCGCCCTCCAGCGCCGCTGGACGTTCGACTCCAACACGGCGGGCAGCGCGTACGCCGGGCAGGGCAACCACAGCCTCACCATCGGCGACGTCGACGCCGACGGCCGCGACGAGGTGGTCTTCGGCGCGATGACGGTCGACGACAACGGCTCTCCACTGTGGAACACCCGGCACGGCCACGGCGACGCCGCCCACCTCGGTGACCTCGACCCGGGCCGCCCCGGTCTCGAATACTTCAAGGTCTCCGAGGACGCCAGCAAGCCCGGCTCGTGGTTCGCCGACGCCCGCACCGGCCAGGTGCTCTGGTCGACCGCGCCGGCCGGTGACAACGGCCGGGGCGTCGCCGCCGACGTGCACGCCGGCAGCCCGGGCGCGGAGTCGTGGTCCTCCGCCGTCGACGGCCTGCGCTCGACCACCGGTGCGAATGTCGGCCGCAAGCCGTCGTCGGCCAACTTCGTCATCTGGTGGGACGGCGACCCCGTGCGGGAACTGCTCGACCAGACCCGGATCGACAAGTACGGCACGGGCGGCGACACGCGCCTGCTCACAGGATCCGGGGTGGCCGGCAACAACGGCACCAAGGCCACCCCGGCCCTGTCCGGCGACATCCTCGGCGACTGGCGCGAGGAGGTGATCTGGCGGACCACCGAGAGCACGGCGCTGCGGATCTACGCGACGCCGAGCCCGACGGACCGGAGGATCCACACGCTGGCCCACGACCCGCAGTACCGGGTCGCCCTCGCGTGGCAGAACACCGCCTACAACCAGCCGCCGCACCCGAGCTTCTTCATCGGCGCGGGCATGGCCCAACCACCGCGCCCCAACGTCTACGTGAGCTGA
- a CDS encoding LLM class flavin-dependent oxidoreductase, giving the protein MIDVPLSVLDVAPVAANGSPGEALAHTTALAKRTEELGFRRFWVAEHHNMPAIASSAPAVLLAHLAANTSTIRVGSGGVMLPNHAPLVVAEQFGTLSALHPGRIDLGIGRAPGTDQATALALRRTVEGLSAEQFPQELADLINFFTGDDPGQIVASPGAGESPEVWLLGSSGYSAQLAGLLGLPFAFAHHFSAQNTLPALALYRDRFRPSRWLDAPYAMVAVSVVAAETDERAQFLTGPAGLSFLRLRQGRPQPLATPEEAAAHPYTEVERVFMADRQVGQAVGSLSTVSGQLSALLEATRADELMLTTMVYDVEDRIRSFELVSQLT; this is encoded by the coding sequence GTGATCGACGTTCCGCTCTCCGTCCTCGATGTCGCCCCCGTCGCCGCCAACGGCTCGCCCGGTGAGGCGCTGGCCCACACCACCGCGCTCGCCAAGCGCACCGAGGAGCTCGGCTTCCGCCGCTTCTGGGTGGCCGAGCACCACAACATGCCCGCCATCGCCTCCTCGGCCCCGGCCGTGCTGCTCGCGCACCTGGCCGCCAACACCTCGACGATCCGGGTCGGCTCGGGCGGCGTGATGCTGCCCAACCACGCGCCGCTGGTGGTCGCCGAGCAGTTCGGCACCCTGTCGGCCCTGCATCCGGGCCGGATCGACCTGGGCATCGGCCGCGCTCCGGGCACCGACCAGGCCACCGCCCTGGCGCTGCGGCGGACCGTCGAGGGCCTGTCGGCGGAGCAGTTCCCGCAGGAGCTGGCCGACCTGATCAACTTCTTCACCGGCGATGACCCCGGGCAGATCGTGGCGTCACCGGGCGCCGGCGAGTCGCCCGAGGTGTGGCTGCTGGGCTCGAGCGGCTACAGCGCCCAGCTGGCCGGGCTGCTCGGGCTGCCGTTCGCGTTCGCGCACCACTTCAGCGCCCAGAACACGCTGCCGGCCCTGGCCCTCTACCGCGACCGGTTCCGGCCGTCACGGTGGCTGGACGCGCCGTACGCCATGGTCGCGGTGTCCGTGGTCGCCGCGGAGACCGACGAGCGGGCGCAGTTCCTGACCGGGCCGGCCGGGCTGTCGTTCCTGCGGCTGCGCCAGGGCCGGCCGCAGCCGCTGGCCACGCCGGAGGAGGCCGCCGCCCACCCCTACACCGAGGTGGAACGGGTGTTCATGGCCGACCGCCAGGTCGGGCAGGCGGTCGGCTCGCTGTCGACGGTCTCCGGGCAGCTGTCGGCCCTGCTCGAGGCGACCAGGGCGGACGAGCTGATGCTGACCACCATGGTGTACGACGTCGAGGACCGGATCCGCTCGTTCGAGCTGGTCAGTCAGCTCACGTAG
- a CDS encoding TIGR03557 family F420-dependent LLM class oxidoreductase: MVAVGYSLLCEQSGPKELVDYAIRAEEVGFDQITISDHYYPWLDAQGHAPYAWSVLGAVAHATSRVELMTYITCPTRRYHPTVVAQKAATMQLLADGRFVLGVGAGENLNEHVVGPWPHVRERHAMLAEALEIIRPLLDGEKLTYSGEYFEVPEAYVWDRSDRRVPIAVALSGPESAGLAGEYGDGAIATEPVAKLLRMFDEAGGAGKPRYGQVPICWGTDEAACRKIAHEQFPWFGLGWKVNSNLPNPDAFAQASRFVREEDVAQGIVCGPDLDAHVEAVKKYVDAGFTSVSVLQIGDESQRDFLDWAESDLIPALRRL; this comes from the coding sequence ATGGTCGCCGTCGGCTACTCCCTGTTGTGCGAGCAGTCCGGGCCGAAGGAACTGGTCGACTACGCGATCCGGGCGGAGGAGGTCGGCTTCGACCAGATCACCATCTCCGACCACTACTACCCGTGGCTGGACGCGCAGGGGCACGCGCCGTACGCCTGGTCGGTGCTGGGCGCCGTGGCCCACGCGACCTCCCGGGTCGAGCTGATGACCTACATCACCTGTCCCACGCGCCGCTACCACCCGACCGTGGTGGCGCAGAAGGCGGCGACCATGCAGCTGCTGGCCGACGGCCGGTTCGTGCTCGGCGTCGGCGCCGGCGAGAACCTCAACGAGCACGTGGTCGGGCCGTGGCCGCACGTGCGCGAGCGGCACGCGATGCTGGCCGAGGCGCTGGAGATCATCCGGCCGCTGCTCGACGGCGAGAAGCTCACCTACTCCGGCGAGTACTTCGAGGTGCCCGAGGCGTACGTCTGGGACCGCTCGGACCGCCGGGTGCCGATCGCGGTGGCGCTCTCCGGGCCGGAGTCGGCGGGACTGGCCGGCGAGTACGGCGACGGCGCGATCGCGACCGAGCCGGTGGCCAAGCTGCTGCGGATGTTCGACGAGGCGGGCGGCGCCGGCAAGCCCCGCTACGGCCAGGTGCCGATCTGCTGGGGCACCGACGAGGCGGCCTGCCGGAAGATCGCCCACGAGCAGTTCCCGTGGTTCGGCCTCGGCTGGAAGGTCAACTCCAACCTGCCGAACCCCGACGCGTTCGCCCAGGCGTCACGGTTCGTGCGGGAGGAGGACGTCGCCCAGGGCATCGTCTGCGGTCCGGACCTCGACGCGCACGTCGAAGCGGTCAAGAAGTACGTCGACGCCGGGTTCACCAGCGTCTCGGTCCTCCAGATCGGCGACGAGAGCCAGCGGGATTTCCTCGACTGGGCCGAGAGTGACCTGATTCCGGCTCTCCGACGGCTGTAA
- a CDS encoding cellulase family glycosylhydrolase — MRSRLLAVLTALFAAALAATFVLTIGSPARAAAGFTVANGRLYDANGTEFVMRGISHAHTWYQTQTRAFADIKATGANTVRVVLSGGRWPANGAADVANVVNLCRQNRLICVLENHDTTGYGEQSGAVPLATAVDYWIGLRDVLAGQERYVIINIGNEPVGNNAVSPTWTQATTTAIQRMRQAGFDHTLMVDAPNWGQDWRFEMRDNAAAVFAADPDRNTVFSIHMYGVFDTAAEITDYLGRFRTAGLPIVVGEFGHNHSDGNPDEDTIMSYAQANRIGYIGWSWSGNGGGVEYLDMVTNFDPARPTSWGQRIVDGVNGIRSTSREATVFGGGPTGSPTATPTTGPTQTPTAQPTTPPPARGCTAAYRVIGQWPGGFQAEVTVTAGSAGTSGWTVGWSWANGQRINQSWNATLSTSGTAVTARNVTYNGTLGAGASATFGFLGSWTGSNTTPTLTCTAS, encoded by the coding sequence ATGCGATCCCGACTCCTCGCCGTCCTCACGGCGCTGTTCGCCGCCGCCCTCGCGGCCACGTTCGTCCTGACCATCGGTTCGCCGGCGCGCGCGGCCGCCGGCTTCACGGTCGCCAACGGCCGGCTCTACGACGCCAACGGCACCGAGTTCGTCATGCGCGGCATCAGCCACGCGCACACCTGGTACCAGACCCAGACCCGCGCCTTCGCCGACATCAAGGCGACCGGCGCCAACACCGTGCGGGTCGTGCTCAGCGGCGGCCGCTGGCCGGCCAACGGCGCGGCCGACGTGGCCAACGTGGTCAACCTGTGCAGGCAGAACCGCCTGATCTGCGTGCTGGAGAACCACGACACCACGGGGTACGGCGAGCAGAGCGGCGCCGTGCCGCTGGCCACCGCCGTCGACTACTGGATCGGCCTGCGCGACGTGCTGGCCGGCCAGGAGCGCTACGTCATCATCAACATCGGCAACGAGCCGGTCGGCAACAACGCCGTCAGTCCGACCTGGACCCAGGCGACGACCACGGCGATCCAGCGGATGCGCCAGGCCGGCTTCGACCACACGCTGATGGTCGACGCGCCCAACTGGGGCCAGGACTGGCGGTTCGAGATGCGCGACAACGCGGCCGCCGTGTTCGCCGCCGACCCTGACCGCAACACGGTGTTCAGCATCCACATGTACGGCGTCTTCGACACCGCCGCCGAGATCACCGACTATCTCGGCCGGTTCCGCACGGCCGGGCTGCCCATCGTCGTCGGGGAGTTCGGCCACAACCACTCCGACGGCAACCCCGACGAGGACACGATCATGTCGTACGCCCAGGCCAACCGGATCGGCTACATCGGCTGGTCGTGGAGCGGCAACGGCGGCGGCGTCGAATACCTCGACATGGTCACCAACTTCGACCCCGCGCGGCCGACGAGCTGGGGTCAGCGGATCGTCGACGGGGTCAACGGGATCCGGTCGACCTCGCGCGAGGCGACCGTGTTCGGCGGCGGCCCGACCGGCAGCCCCACCGCGACGCCGACCACCGGGCCGACCCAGACCCCGACCGCGCAGCCGACCACGCCGCCGCCGGCCCGTGGCTGCACGGCCGCGTACCGCGTGATCGGTCAGTGGCCGGGCGGTTTCCAGGCCGAGGTCACCGTCACCGCCGGCAGCGCCGGCACGAGCGGGTGGACCGTCGGCTGGAGCTGGGCCAACGGCCAGCGGATCAACCAGTCCTGGAACGCCACACTGTCCACCTCGGGCACCGCGGTCACCGCGCGCAACGTGACCTACAACGGCACGCTGGGCGCCGGCGCCAGCGCCACGTTCGGCTTCCTCGGGTCGTGGACGGGCAGCAACACCACGCCGACGCTCACCTGCACCGCGAGCTGA
- a CDS encoding NAD(+)/NADH kinase: MVHTVGIVLHPQRDSATAIETILQWANGHGASVLGLADDIARIDCSAIPVDAETLATKANLLVSLGGDGTMLRSMRLAAGTKSPVLGVNLGKLGYLPEIDVDELPWALSAIDNRQFSLEERLAIRSRLPNDKEVTAFNDIALVRVPGDGSAAVGVRILGVPFVRYAADAVIVATPTGSTAYAFSAGGPIVSPRLEGMLVVPSSPHSSYNRALMLSVDETVTLDVLERSGRLAVEVDGGVATYVGPGDRIDVNAVPAAARVIRLGHTTFSERARRKLRVSGSAEVD; encoded by the coding sequence ATGGTGCATACCGTCGGGATCGTGCTGCATCCGCAGCGCGACTCGGCCACGGCCATCGAGACCATCCTCCAGTGGGCCAACGGCCACGGCGCGTCCGTCCTGGGGCTGGCCGACGACATCGCGCGGATCGACTGCAGCGCGATACCGGTCGACGCGGAGACCCTCGCGACCAAGGCCAACCTGCTGGTCAGCCTCGGCGGCGACGGGACGATGCTGCGCAGCATGCGGCTCGCGGCCGGCACCAAGTCGCCGGTGCTGGGCGTCAACCTGGGCAAGCTCGGCTACCTGCCCGAGATCGACGTCGACGAGCTGCCGTGGGCGCTCTCCGCGATCGACAACCGGCAGTTCTCGCTGGAGGAGCGCCTGGCCATCCGCTCGCGGCTGCCCAACGACAAAGAGGTCACGGCCTTCAACGACATCGCGCTCGTACGCGTGCCCGGCGACGGCTCCGCGGCCGTCGGGGTGCGCATCCTGGGCGTCCCGTTCGTCCGCTACGCCGCCGACGCGGTGATCGTGGCGACGCCGACCGGGTCGACGGCGTACGCGTTCTCGGCCGGCGGCCCCATCGTGTCGCCCCGGCTCGAGGGCATGCTGGTGGTGCCGTCCTCGCCGCACTCGTCGTACAACCGGGCTCTGATGCTCTCGGTCGACGAGACCGTGACGCTGGACGTGCTGGAGCGCAGCGGGCGGCTCGCGGTCGAGGTCGATGGCGGCGTGGCGACCTATGTCGGCCCGGGCGACCGGATCGACGTCAACGCCGTGCCGGCCGCGGCGCGGGTCATCCGGCTCGGCCACACCACGTTCTCGGAGCGCGCGCGGCGCAAGCTCCGCGTCAGCGGCAGCGCCGAGGTCGACTGA
- a CDS encoding response regulator transcription factor, translating into MRLLVVEDEERLASALRRGLQAEGFVVDLAADGPTGLELARHGEYDAMILDVMLPGLSGYRVVRALRAEDRWLPVLMLSAKDGEYDQADGLDCGADDYLTKPFSYVVLLARLRALLRRGAPARPTVLEAGDLRLDPAQRTVTRDGDPVGLTAREFALLEYLMRRSGEVVSKTELLDHVWDASLETAPNAVEVYVGYLRRKIGRDRLETVRGAGYRLAS; encoded by the coding sequence GTGCGGTTGCTGGTGGTCGAAGACGAGGAGCGGCTGGCCTCGGCGCTGCGGCGTGGGCTGCAGGCCGAGGGGTTCGTCGTCGACCTCGCGGCCGACGGCCCGACGGGGCTGGAGCTGGCCCGGCACGGCGAATATGACGCCATGATCCTCGACGTGATGCTGCCCGGCCTGTCCGGTTACCGGGTGGTCCGCGCGCTGCGGGCCGAGGACCGCTGGCTGCCGGTGCTCATGCTCTCGGCCAAGGACGGCGAATACGACCAGGCCGACGGGCTCGACTGCGGGGCCGACGACTACCTGACCAAACCCTTCTCGTACGTCGTGCTGCTGGCGCGCCTGCGGGCCCTGCTGCGGCGCGGGGCGCCGGCCCGGCCGACCGTGCTGGAGGCCGGCGACCTGCGCCTCGACCCGGCCCAGCGCACGGTGACCCGCGACGGCGACCCGGTCGGGCTGACCGCCCGCGAGTTCGCGCTGCTCGAATATTTGATGCGCCGCAGCGGCGAGGTCGTGTCCAAGACCGAGCTGCTCGACCACGTCTGGGACGCCAGCCTCGAGACCGCGCCGAACGCCGTCGAGGTCTACGTGGGCTACCTGCGCCGCAAGATCGGCCGCGACCGGCTCGAGACCGTCCGCGGCGCCGGCTACCGGCTGGCGTCGTGA